The sequence CTGTTGCCTTGACATCATCccaagaaaatgtttaaatgccTAATATTCTTACACACCTCAGTAACTCCAGTTGGCAGTTTGTACTCTTTAGTCCATGAGAAAGAAGATTCACTGAGTACTGAAGGTCATTGtaactcaggtccagctctctcaagACAGAGGATTGTAAAGATGATGACACAATTTCACAATGCTGACCAGTGAGATTACAGCcagcaagactgaaagagagTAAAACACACAAGAATAGAATACTTAACTGTCTACAACAATCTGCATCAGCTAGACAACAacagaaatctatttcaatttaGAAAGGACCATTAGACAACAAACACtcacagagcttttctgcagttgCTCACAGCTGGAATCAGTCTTCTTTTACCCtcatctgatgtgttgtatttcttgaggtccagctcatccagcacctcctctgacatctgaagcatgtaggcgattgttgagcagtgagcaggagagagatacttctctgagtgtttgtctgatttaacaaactcctgaatctctctggacagagtctgatctttcacttccagcagacagaggaacagattgatggatctttcAGTGGACAGTCCATGTCCATctttgatcttctctttaatgtactgtgtggttctcctgatgctctctgagctcttctctgtgtgtgtcagtagatcctgtaagagtctctgattggactccagtgagacgccCAGCAGGAATCGCAGGAACAGATCCAGCTGTCCATTTTTACTCTTGAGGGTTTTATCTACTGTTGATGTTAGTAGATCATACAAAGAGTCTTCATCAGACAAGTACTCAGCGTTAGAGTAATTTATATGGGCTAAATTAATACCGTCAACATCTGGGTCAGAGTCATATTCATGGTCATCTTTATATTTAGCACGCAGAAGTTGAAGTGGTTCCTTGTTCTTCATTAAATAGCAGGAAAACACATAGAATGCAGCGAGAAACTCCTGAACactcagatgaatgaagctgtagactttcctctgatgaatcacagattcctccttaaagatctcagtgcaaatcccagaatacactgaggcgtcAGTGACATCTATGCTGTTCTCAAccaggtcctcctcatagaacatcacattgcccttcattagctgtttgaaagccacttcagcaagttttacaatcacttctctgttggactgcaggagtttctctggatttctctcttcatacttctgattcctcatgttgatctgaatcagcagaaagtggatgtacatttcagtcagagtttgagggatttctgcactcagatcttctttcaggagcttctgaagcacagtggatgagatccagcagaagacggggatgtggcacatgatgtggaggcttcttgctcttctgatgtgtgagatgattctgctggcttgatgctgatcactgattctcttcctgaaatattcctccttctgaggctcaCTGAATCCCTGGATTTCTGTCAGATGGtggatgtatttggaggggatctgattggctgctgctggtctggatgtgatccagatgagagcagagggaagcagctctcctttcatGAGGTTTGACACCAACACACCCACTGATGAAGTCTCAatcacatcacaaactttctgactgtctgaaaacatcagtgtgattttgttttcatccaggccatcaaagatgaacacgactttacactcctcataaatcttTGAGTCGAGAtgttgaagttcaggatgaaagtccagcacAAGACTGTGAAGACTGTGTTGGTGATGTTGAATCAggttcagctctcgaaatggaagcacaaacatgaaatctacatcctgattggcttttccctcggcccagtccagaacaaacttctgcacagagatgGTTTTTCCAATTCCGGcaatgcctttagtaagaacagtcttgatctgCTCATTCTCCTCACATCCTGGTTCAGGtgaggctttaaagatgtcattgcagtatATTGGAGTGTATTGTGAGAgttgtgttttgtctgttttctccatctgtaaaacctcatgttcttcattcactccttcactcTCGTCTTTcatgatgtagagctgtgtgtagatccTGTTCAGGAGGGTTTCATTCTCTTGCAGTTTGATTCCCTCAAATAATCTCTCGTACTTTTTCTTCATGCTAGTTTTGTGCTGGTCTTTTACTCTCTGCAGGT is a genomic window of Cyprinus carpio isolate SPL01 chromosome B15, ASM1834038v1, whole genome shotgun sequence containing:
- the LOC109103468 gene encoding NACHT, LRR and PYD domains-containing protein 12-like isoform X1, which encodes MSLHKEKVDDGTASKLSCISPGSSCVHVKCDQSTMKHPLKLSNAVVSDFRRIKRQRSESPEPSGVSVKSNSSMLDPPELRDGPVTSDPPRGKIHRLIRYMPSSTSIYQTCIRQDNTETETGDLQRVKDQHKTSMKKKYERLFEGIKLQENETLLNRIYTQLYIMKDESEGVNEEHEVLQMEKTDKTQLSQYTPIYCNDIFKASPEPGCEENEQIKTVLTKGIAGIGKTISVQKFVLDWAEGKANQDVDFMFVLPFRELNLIQHHQHSLHSLVLDFHPELQHLDSKIYEECKVVFIFDGLDENKITLMFSDSQKVCDVIETSSVGVLVSNLMKGELLPSALIWITSRPAAANQIPSKYIHHLTEIQGFSEPQKEEYFRKRISDQHQASRIISHIRRARSLHIMCHIPVFCWISSTVLQKLLKEDLSAEIPQTLTEMYIHFLLIQINMRNQKYEERNPEKLLQSNREVIVKLAEVAFKQLMKGNVMFYEEDLVENSIDVTDASVYSGICTEIFKEESVIHQRKVYSFIHLSVQEFLAAFYVFSCYLMKNKEPLQLLRAKYKDDHEYDSDPDVDGINLAHINYSNAEYLSDEDSLYDLLTSTVDKTLKSKNGQLDLFLRFLLGVSLESNQRLLQDLLTHTEKSSESIRRTTQYIKEKIKDGHGLSTERSINLFLCLLEVKDQTLSREIQEFVKSDKHSEKYLSPAHCSTIAYMLQMSEEVLDELDLKKYNTSDEGKRRLIPAVSNCRKALLAGCNLTGQHCEIVSSSLQSSVLRELDLSYNDLQYSVNLLSHGLKSTNCQLELLRLRFCNLTSQHCEIASSALQSSNSVLRELDLSNNNLQDSGMEILSHGLHSSNCRLKILRLPCCNLTGQSCDIVSSALQSSNYVLRELNLSNNDLQDSGVKLLSDGLKSPNCQLKILRLSGCMVTEEGCVYLSSALSSNPSHLRELDLSYNHPGQSGVQLLNHKMEDPNCSLQILNVDHGGEFMMTAGLRKYACDLSLDPNTANTQLILAEDNRKVTRVKDHQPYPDHPERFEKVPHVLCGESLTGRCYWEAEWCRDNAEISVTYKGISRKAGGDCWFGYNEKSWSLICTDDGITVWHNNKFTDISTPSPFFNRVGVYVDVLDGTLSFYSVSDTHTLTHLHTFNTTFTEPLYAGFKVSPDSSLSLCWITPEMGSRVRDLDSSRTRVAF
- the LOC109103468 gene encoding NACHT, LRR and PYD domains-containing protein 12-like isoform X2, coding for MSLHKEKVDDGTASKLSCISPGSSCVHVKCDQSTMKHPLKLSNAVVSDFRRIKRQRSESPEPSGVSVKSNSSMLDPPELRDGPVTSDPPGKIHRLIRYMPSSTSIYQTCIRQDNTETETGDLQRVKDQHKTSMKKKYERLFEGIKLQENETLLNRIYTQLYIMKDESEGVNEEHEVLQMEKTDKTQLSQYTPIYCNDIFKASPEPGCEENEQIKTVLTKGIAGIGKTISVQKFVLDWAEGKANQDVDFMFVLPFRELNLIQHHQHSLHSLVLDFHPELQHLDSKIYEECKVVFIFDGLDENKITLMFSDSQKVCDVIETSSVGVLVSNLMKGELLPSALIWITSRPAAANQIPSKYIHHLTEIQGFSEPQKEEYFRKRISDQHQASRIISHIRRARSLHIMCHIPVFCWISSTVLQKLLKEDLSAEIPQTLTEMYIHFLLIQINMRNQKYEERNPEKLLQSNREVIVKLAEVAFKQLMKGNVMFYEEDLVENSIDVTDASVYSGICTEIFKEESVIHQRKVYSFIHLSVQEFLAAFYVFSCYLMKNKEPLQLLRAKYKDDHEYDSDPDVDGINLAHINYSNAEYLSDEDSLYDLLTSTVDKTLKSKNGQLDLFLRFLLGVSLESNQRLLQDLLTHTEKSSESIRRTTQYIKEKIKDGHGLSTERSINLFLCLLEVKDQTLSREIQEFVKSDKHSEKYLSPAHCSTIAYMLQMSEEVLDELDLKKYNTSDEGKRRLIPAVSNCRKALLAGCNLTGQHCEIVSSSLQSSVLRELDLSYNDLQYSVNLLSHGLKSTNCQLELLRLRFCNLTSQHCEIASSALQSSNSVLRELDLSNNNLQDSGMEILSHGLHSSNCRLKILRLPCCNLTGQSCDIVSSALQSSNYVLRELNLSNNDLQDSGVKLLSDGLKSPNCQLKILRLSGCMVTEEGCVYLSSALSSNPSHLRELDLSYNHPGQSGVQLLNHKMEDPNCSLQILNVDHGGEFMMTAGLRKYACDLSLDPNTANTQLILAEDNRKVTRVKDHQPYPDHPERFEKVPHVLCGESLTGRCYWEAEWCRDNAEISVTYKGISRKAGGDCWFGYNEKSWSLICTDDGITVWHNNKFTDISTPSPFFNRVGVYVDVLDGTLSFYSVSDTHTLTHLHTFNTTFTEPLYAGFKVSPDSSLSLCWITPEMGSRVRDLDSSRTRVAF